The following are encoded in a window of Maridesulfovibrio ferrireducens genomic DNA:
- the nhaB gene encoding sodium/proton antiporter NhaB, translating to MPKTISQALQKNFLGNSPDWYKLTIIGFLVLNPILLAAVGPFITGWILIAQFIFTLAMALKCYPLPASGLLAVEAVALGLASPQAVYNETLHNFPVILLLMFMVAGIYFMKDMLQYAFTKILLRIKSKILISLLFCFSGAFLSAFLDALTVTAVLIAVGYGFYGIYHKFASTGHCSLTDDSLLKGECVSHLGEFRGFLRNLLMHGAVGTALGGVCTIVGEPQNLLIGHVMDWQFIEFFVRTAPVSMPVLAVGLLTCVMLEVTGIFGYGFKLPDNVREILEDEDRKKDAKMGLKQKGALLIQACAAVFLIFALAFHLAEVGLIGLTIIVILTALNGVTEEHRIGHAFEEALPFTALLVVFFSIVAVIHEQHLFSPVIHYVLGLEGKVQLAAYYLANGLLSMISDNVFVATVYISETKAAFLSGAINQEQFDLLAVAINTGTNIPSVATPNGQAAFLFLLTSAIAPLIRLSYGEMVKLAFPYTVTMSLTGLAAVWWLL from the coding sequence GTGCCCAAAACGATATCGCAGGCACTGCAAAAAAACTTTCTTGGCAACTCGCCAGACTGGTACAAGCTGACCATCATAGGTTTTCTTGTTCTTAACCCGATTCTTCTGGCGGCAGTCGGCCCCTTCATTACTGGATGGATTTTAATAGCTCAATTTATTTTCACGCTTGCAATGGCATTAAAATGCTACCCGTTACCAGCCAGTGGGCTGCTTGCAGTTGAAGCCGTTGCTCTGGGACTGGCTTCCCCTCAGGCCGTTTATAACGAAACATTACATAACTTCCCGGTTATTCTTCTTTTGATGTTTATGGTTGCAGGTATCTACTTTATGAAGGATATGCTCCAGTACGCCTTCACAAAGATCCTTCTGCGCATCAAATCGAAAATCTTAATCTCATTATTGTTCTGTTTTTCAGGTGCATTCCTGTCCGCATTTCTCGACGCTTTGACTGTTACCGCAGTTCTTATCGCAGTTGGGTATGGATTTTATGGAATATACCACAAATTCGCATCAACAGGTCATTGCTCTCTGACAGATGACTCTCTTTTAAAAGGAGAATGCGTAAGTCACTTGGGAGAATTCAGAGGATTCTTAAGAAACCTTCTGATGCACGGTGCCGTAGGTACTGCTCTCGGTGGAGTTTGTACCATCGTCGGCGAACCTCAGAACCTGCTTATCGGACATGTTATGGACTGGCAGTTCATTGAGTTCTTCGTAAGAACTGCCCCGGTATCCATGCCTGTTCTGGCTGTAGGATTGCTGACTTGTGTTATGCTCGAAGTAACCGGCATATTCGGATACGGCTTCAAACTTCCGGATAACGTTCGCGAAATCCTCGAAGATGAAGACCGGAAAAAAGACGCAAAGATGGGATTGAAACAAAAAGGTGCATTACTTATTCAGGCATGCGCAGCTGTATTCCTAATCTTTGCCCTTGCATTCCATCTTGCAGAAGTCGGTCTAATCGGCCTGACTATTATTGTTATTCTTACCGCTCTTAACGGCGTAACGGAAGAACACCGTATCGGTCATGCTTTTGAAGAGGCTCTTCCTTTTACCGCATTACTGGTTGTATTCTTCTCAATCGTCGCGGTTATTCATGAACAGCATCTATTCTCACCGGTAATTCACTACGTGCTTGGACTTGAAGGTAAAGTTCAGCTCGCAGCTTATTACTTAGCAAATGGCTTGCTCTCCATGATTTCGGACAACGTATTCGTTGCAACGGTATACATTTCCGAAACCAAAGCTGCATTCCTTAGCGGCGCCATCAACCAAGAACAGTTTGACCTGCTTGCAGTAGCAATCAACACAGGAACCAATATTCCAAGTGTTGCTACTCCTAACGGACAGGCAGCATTCTTGTTCCTGCTTACCTCCGCCATTGCGCCTCTCATCAGGCTCTCTTACGGTGAAATGGTTAAGCTCGCTTTCCCATATACTGTCACCATGTCACTGACCGGTCTGGCCGCAGTCTGGTGGTTATTGTAA
- a CDS encoding transferase, which yields MKQLNKLIDHIVNRVNINLREPLVDVGPFIKDLIPRNSFALYYAFYSLTATHPLKFHFRHSSVGGTYFLGKCVVDHSILHKSDIRGDELKRKGHVVDCNGHNIKLRDDEVINIRDSFLMKTLVHNNSHDPENLEVFKISNTVSLHYANIHGTSVEGCFLEPFSTVDLSICHDCAIGAYSYVQAGELYHKRIRPGRIWVKADGAFEFNYQFPTEVLDKYIRIEKSRPKGMFMDFFDERKEDFIPIYSAVNPENMIDIPEGASVSPYAVIKGTCKVDKNVLVAQRAYLEDSTLGPGSNAQENCYIINSVYDGEDVTAHGGKVIYTHLHRNVFVGFNSFLNGKKECPIEIGAGSIIMPHTIIDTQETVKIPDNCLVWGYISKQEDLEMHSIPLTDFAALKGQFRLGNLTFEGIGAKFVDGFRHRIEHILECNGAFWDGSDETAGHAQQTQDISFNILQPYPEGDLKGLYPELSIDPLEPSEL from the coding sequence ATGAAACAACTTAATAAGCTGATTGATCATATTGTTAATCGCGTGAACATCAATCTCCGCGAACCTCTTGTTGATGTTGGACCTTTTATTAAAGACCTCATCCCTCGAAACAGTTTTGCCCTATACTATGCCTTCTACTCTTTAACAGCCACACACCCTCTGAAGTTTCATTTCAGACATTCCAGTGTGGGGGGAACTTATTTCCTCGGTAAATGTGTAGTTGACCATTCCATCCTTCATAAAAGCGATATTCGAGGAGATGAGCTGAAAAGGAAGGGACACGTTGTCGACTGTAACGGGCACAACATAAAGCTTCGTGACGATGAAGTTATTAACATCAGAGACAGCTTTCTCATGAAAACGCTGGTTCACAACAACTCGCATGACCCCGAAAATCTCGAAGTCTTCAAAATATCAAACACCGTTTCCCTACACTACGCGAATATTCACGGAACATCCGTTGAAGGTTGTTTCCTTGAACCTTTTTCAACCGTGGACTTATCAATCTGTCATGACTGCGCAATAGGTGCTTATTCCTATGTTCAAGCAGGCGAACTCTATCATAAGCGTATCCGCCCGGGACGCATATGGGTCAAAGCCGACGGAGCATTTGAATTCAACTACCAGTTCCCGACAGAAGTTCTCGATAAGTATATCCGTATTGAAAAAAGCAGACCGAAAGGAATGTTCATGGACTTCTTTGATGAAAGAAAAGAAGACTTTATTCCTATTTATTCTGCTGTAAATCCGGAAAACATGATTGATATCCCTGAAGGGGCTTCTGTCAGCCCTTACGCGGTAATCAAAGGAACATGCAAAGTTGATAAGAATGTTCTTGTCGCTCAACGTGCTTACCTTGAGGATTCAACCCTCGGGCCGGGATCCAATGCGCAGGAAAACTGTTATATAATCAATTCAGTTTATGACGGTGAAGACGTTACAGCGCATGGTGGAAAGGTCATATACACCCACCTACACCGTAATGTTTTTGTCGGATTCAACTCCTTTTTGAACGGCAAAAAAGAATGTCCAATTGAAATTGGAGCAGGATCAATCATCATGCCTCATACAATTATCGACACTCAAGAGACCGTCAAAATCCCTGATAACTGTCTTGTTTGGGGATATATCAGCAAACAAGAAGACCTTGAAATGCACTCTATTCCACTTACTGATTTCGCTGCTCTAAAAGGCCAGTTCCGTCTCGGAAACCTTACCTTTGAAGGTATCGGAGCAAAATTTGTTGATGGATTCAGACATCGTATTGAACATATCCTTGAATGCAATGGAGCCTTCTGGGACGGATCAGACGAAACAGCGGGCCATGCCCAACAAACTCAGGACATTTCTTTCAACATCCTTCAGCCTTATCCAGAAGGAGATTTGAAAGGACTTTACCCGGAACTGTCAATCGACCCGTTAGAGCCTAGTGAACTTTAA
- a CDS encoding SLC13 family permease has product MSAATLSQPKSFDFKRLIFMMLGLTLFAVVYYCPAWPDAIDPMGEHFILSQQAKGAIAVFLLAGTWWVFEVVPIGVTSLAIGVLQAMFFIRPAKVAFKDFMDPSVLFIFASIMIGLVFTKTGLTKRLAYKMLMVVGEKTKNIYLGVFVVTALLTHIMAHTAVAATIYPLLLAIYALYGEGDKPTKFGKGLFIGMAYIAGAGSIVTLLGAARGAVAIGFFQEILGKDITFFELTYYMAPVGWTMVFLLWGFFMIFLKPEKATIPGLREKARELNKQMGPLTRDEIMAAVLVGSVIIVMSLRSFIPELKAIDKTALILVSSISFFIFKILDINDLEDIPWNIILLFAGAMSIGFCLWETGAAKWMAVNWLTIFQDSHWFVFVMSIAFFVLMMTNFIMNVAAIAISLPVALVIAPYLGVAPEVILFVALVVAGMPFLLLVGAAPNAIAYDSGQFTPGEFFLYGIPASIMLLVVVAFAVLVLWPMMGMPVTLPG; this is encoded by the coding sequence ATGAGCGCTGCAACTCTATCACAACCAAAGTCTTTTGATTTTAAAAGACTTATATTCATGATGCTCGGCCTAACGCTGTTCGCAGTGGTTTACTACTGTCCTGCATGGCCCGATGCAATTGACCCCATGGGCGAGCATTTTATTCTCTCCCAACAAGCTAAGGGAGCAATTGCTGTTTTCCTTCTAGCGGGTACCTGGTGGGTCTTTGAAGTTGTACCTATCGGTGTAACATCACTGGCAATCGGCGTATTACAGGCTATGTTCTTTATCCGCCCTGCCAAAGTCGCATTTAAAGATTTCATGGACCCCTCGGTTCTTTTTATCTTTGCATCCATAATGATCGGACTTGTTTTTACCAAAACCGGACTGACCAAACGTCTTGCATATAAGATGCTTATGGTTGTCGGAGAAAAAACAAAAAATATATATCTAGGTGTATTTGTTGTTACCGCCCTGCTGACCCATATCATGGCCCACACCGCGGTAGCTGCAACCATCTATCCACTTCTTTTGGCCATTTATGCATTATATGGCGAAGGTGATAAACCCACTAAATTCGGTAAAGGTCTCTTTATCGGCATGGCATATATCGCAGGTGCAGGTTCCATCGTCACACTTCTCGGTGCTGCCCGCGGAGCTGTTGCCATTGGTTTCTTTCAGGAAATTCTCGGAAAGGACATCACTTTCTTTGAACTGACATATTACATGGCCCCTGTTGGTTGGACCATGGTCTTTCTGCTCTGGGGATTTTTTATGATCTTCCTCAAGCCTGAAAAAGCGACCATTCCCGGACTACGCGAAAAGGCCAGAGAACTGAATAAGCAAATGGGACCACTCACCCGTGACGAAATCATGGCAGCAGTTCTTGTTGGTTCAGTAATCATTGTCATGAGTTTAAGATCATTTATTCCTGAACTTAAGGCGATTGATAAAACCGCGCTCATCCTGGTTTCTTCAATTTCATTCTTCATCTTTAAAATCCTTGATATCAATGACCTCGAAGATATCCCATGGAATATTATTCTTCTCTTTGCAGGCGCAATGTCGATCGGCTTCTGCTTATGGGAAACTGGCGCTGCTAAATGGATGGCTGTTAACTGGCTGACAATTTTCCAGGATTCACACTGGTTCGTATTTGTCATGTCCATAGCGTTCTTCGTCCTGATGATGACCAACTTTATCATGAACGTAGCCGCAATTGCCATATCACTACCGGTTGCACTGGTTATTGCTCCTTACCTCGGAGTTGCTCCTGAAGTAATTCTTTTCGTAGCACTCGTTGTTGCGGGTATGCCGTTCCTGCTTCTGGTAGGTGCAGCGCCTAACGCCATTGCCTACGATTCAGGACAGTTCACTCCCGGAGAATTCTTCTTATACGGAATTCCAGCCAGTATAATGTTGCTGGTGGTGGTAGCTTTTGCAGTTCTTGTTCTTTGGCCTATGATGGGCATGCCTGTGACCTTGCCCGGCTAA
- a CDS encoding CBS domain-containing protein, with product MENFKVKDLMIPVKEYSRIKKSTTVSQAMLKLVKEGTDKHLPHPHRDLLVEDETGKIIGKVTILDIFSHMEPAYFKVLEKNPKAFLDKSYVQKVFKDFNLWSEPLKNLCRNISKVKIEDIMYTPDQNEFISEEDNLDKPLHAYITGVHQPILVQKDGEVTGVLRLGDVFEKVRDSILSCEIATTDKIKE from the coding sequence ATGGAAAATTTTAAAGTAAAAGATCTCATGATTCCGGTAAAGGAATACAGCCGGATCAAAAAAAGCACGACAGTTTCTCAGGCAATGCTAAAATTGGTCAAAGAGGGAACGGATAAACACTTACCACACCCTCATCGCGACCTTTTGGTAGAAGACGAAACAGGGAAGATAATCGGAAAAGTTACAATACTTGATATCTTCTCCCATATGGAACCAGCATATTTCAAAGTTCTTGAAAAGAATCCAAAGGCTTTTCTGGACAAAAGTTATGTGCAAAAAGTTTTTAAAGACTTTAATCTCTGGTCTGAGCCGCTTAAAAATCTTTGCAGAAACATCAGCAAAGTCAAAATTGAAGACATTATGTACACACCTGATCAGAATGAATTCATAAGCGAAGAGGACAATCTGGACAAGCCGCTTCACGCTTATATAACAGGCGTTCATCAGCCTATTCTGGTTCAAAAAGACGGAGAAGTTACTGGAGTTCTTCGTCTGGGTGATGTCTTTGAAAAAGTGCGAGACTCAATTCTCTCTTGCGAAATTGCAACTACGGATAAGATCAAGGAGTAA
- a CDS encoding response regulator, whose amino-acid sequence MKIMIVESDTEFREHLVQRLASEGLSSLDSGNLDEAEQLVKKHKVQAIVLGLSGFGRSSLSFMKNISTIVPDLKVILINRHNKIPLSIEAMNLGACAEIPVPVDIAVLVKTLQSATAENQQQKDG is encoded by the coding sequence ATGAAAATAATGATTGTTGAAAGTGATACGGAATTTCGCGAACACTTAGTTCAGAGACTCGCAAGTGAGGGGCTTAGCTCTCTCGATTCCGGCAATCTGGATGAAGCCGAGCAGCTTGTAAAAAAACACAAGGTGCAGGCAATAGTCTTGGGTTTGTCCGGTTTTGGAAGAAGTTCGCTTTCATTCATGAAAAACATTTCAACGATTGTTCCTGACTTAAAAGTTATTTTAATTAATCGGCACAACAAGATTCCGCTATCAATTGAAGCTATGAATCTGGGGGCATGTGCTGAAATTCCAGTTCCGGTCGACATTGCAGTGTTAGTGAAAACATTACAGTCCGCCACTGCTGAAAATCAGCAGCAAAAAGACGGTTAG
- a CDS encoding dinitrogenase iron-molybdenum cofactor biosynthesis protein, whose protein sequence is MDIKLLIPLFNDEVAPRFDLATDVLLVKIRSTGEYDERIVVLPQASADDLCALATSDHAHTIICGGIDNEHYQYLIWKGIKVLDNVIGPVKVILKAHKAGTITAGSNFYSF, encoded by the coding sequence ATGGATATAAAACTGCTCATTCCACTATTCAATGACGAAGTAGCCCCGCGCTTTGATCTGGCTACAGATGTTCTATTGGTAAAAATCAGATCCACAGGTGAATACGACGAACGAATTGTTGTCCTTCCTCAAGCTTCTGCCGACGACCTGTGTGCCCTTGCAACCTCCGATCATGCCCACACTATCATCTGCGGTGGAATCGATAACGAACACTATCAATACCTTATCTGGAAAGGCATTAAAGTGCTCGACAATGTAATAGGTCCGGTAAAAGTAATCCTGAAAGCCCACAAAGCCGGGACTATCACAGCGGGATCTAATTTTTATTCTTTCTAA
- a CDS encoding sigma-54 interaction domain-containing protein encodes MKNENSYLVSGLLNQQFLLPDLLDEIPVGIAILDVNGKIKIVNRTWQTITGAEPDSITGLKCMLGLRCDYCFKGCPIMSGKTDFDAIATDADIIDRSRIKIPIRLTISPLFSNDKKLSGFVETIQDIRQVAELSSSASKAYSLGGLVGTSPQMVKVFSMIPSIAGTDSSVLITGETGTGKDVLAEALHNASDRAGSPFIKVNCGALPETLLESELFGHVKGAFTGAHENRPGRIKLAHNGSFFLTEIGDLPLALQVKLLSFLDDKEIYPLGSSKGFKANVRIIVATHRDLKQMVLDKTFRADLLFRLNVVHLHLPPLRERGEDILLLKNHFLKEYCTKFNKKIRGFTKKSAKILLGYHFPGNVRELRNVVEYAVNFCDRDCIGAEHLPAYLTEQDILRPVIESAKVSSELPPQKEYSPAESWDHAEKRMIIEALIKNGGRKADAAKSLGWSRSTFWRKMNKHAING; translated from the coding sequence GTGAAAAACGAAAACTCATATCTTGTCAGCGGACTTCTAAATCAGCAATTCCTTCTGCCGGACCTCCTCGATGAGATTCCTGTGGGCATTGCGATTCTTGATGTCAACGGCAAGATCAAAATAGTAAACCGCACATGGCAAACCATAACCGGGGCTGAGCCGGACTCAATAACCGGACTCAAATGTATGCTCGGCCTGCGATGCGATTACTGTTTCAAAGGCTGCCCGATAATGTCGGGCAAGACAGATTTCGACGCAATTGCAACTGATGCCGATATTATTGACAGGTCACGTATCAAAATTCCTATCAGGCTGACCATATCCCCCCTTTTTTCAAACGACAAAAAACTCTCGGGATTTGTAGAAACAATTCAAGATATCCGGCAGGTTGCGGAACTGAGCAGCAGTGCCAGCAAGGCATATTCACTCGGGGGACTCGTCGGCACAAGTCCACAAATGGTAAAAGTTTTCAGCATGATTCCGAGCATCGCGGGTACGGATTCATCTGTTCTTATCACCGGAGAAACAGGTACAGGAAAAGACGTGCTTGCCGAGGCACTGCACAACGCATCGGATCGCGCAGGATCTCCGTTTATTAAAGTTAACTGCGGAGCTTTGCCGGAAACACTGCTTGAATCAGAACTGTTCGGACACGTCAAAGGTGCTTTTACCGGAGCACATGAAAATCGCCCCGGACGTATCAAATTGGCTCATAACGGTTCATTTTTTCTAACAGAAATAGGCGATCTGCCTCTAGCTCTTCAAGTCAAACTGCTCTCTTTTCTGGATGATAAAGAAATTTACCCACTGGGAAGCTCAAAAGGATTTAAAGCAAACGTGCGTATAATTGTCGCGACCCACCGGGATTTGAAACAGATGGTCCTCGACAAAACTTTCCGCGCAGACCTGCTTTTCAGACTCAATGTGGTCCACCTCCATTTACCACCGCTTAGAGAACGCGGAGAAGATATTCTTCTGCTTAAAAATCATTTCCTGAAAGAATACTGCACAAAATTTAACAAAAAAATCAGAGGCTTCACAAAAAAATCCGCCAAAATACTTCTTGGTTATCACTTCCCGGGCAATGTCCGTGAACTGCGTAACGTTGTTGAATATGCTGTAAACTTCTGCGACCGGGACTGCATTGGGGCAGAACATCTTCCAGCCTATCTCACCGAACAGGACATTTTGCGCCCTGTAATAGAATCGGCAAAAGTATCTTCAGAACTCCCCCCTCAAAAAGAGTATAGCCCTGCCGAGAGCTGGGACCATGCGGAAAAAAGAATGATTATCGAAGCCTTGATTAAAAATGGTGGACGAAAAGCCGATGCAGCCAAATCCCTTGGCTGGAGCAGGTCCACATTCTGGCGAAAAATGAACAAACACGCCATTAACGGGTAA
- a CDS encoding group 1 glycosyl transferase — MNTYIFIPPVRKPTGGITVFCQIASILARQGKNVRLVLRESGSWMPPLLEGDPDPVMWDDVKLGKEDLWLVPEGWVNSLAPGLNAGAKCVVYCQNWAYLFSSLPEGVSWRNLPVSFLAVSHPVEWFMQQTLSTVSPILRPAIDTNLFYPSESMADGPLRIAYMPRKNKALVSQIKSIFEARNPNCDIRWVEIANMDAQGVAQALRASHIFLVTGFPEGCPLPPLEALASGCIPVGFSGFGGWDYMRQLEGAVFKPWWPLRDVEWSGNGFWSADADVLDAALNLEKALNLWREGGPALDSALAAGQQTVRSYTLEIQAETVREIWDNFQS, encoded by the coding sequence ATGAATACATATATATTTATACCGCCTGTCCGAAAGCCTACCGGTGGCATTACTGTTTTTTGTCAGATAGCCTCTATCCTTGCCCGTCAGGGAAAGAATGTGCGTCTTGTTTTGCGTGAATCCGGCAGTTGGATGCCTCCTCTATTGGAAGGAGATCCTGATCCTGTCATGTGGGATGATGTAAAACTCGGCAAGGAAGATCTCTGGCTAGTGCCCGAAGGATGGGTGAACAGTCTTGCTCCGGGTCTTAATGCCGGGGCAAAGTGCGTTGTTTATTGTCAGAACTGGGCATATCTTTTTTCATCTTTGCCGGAAGGCGTTTCATGGCGGAATCTGCCGGTTTCGTTCTTGGCTGTATCGCATCCGGTTGAGTGGTTTATGCAGCAGACTCTGTCCACAGTTTCGCCCATACTCAGGCCCGCTATAGATACAAATCTTTTTTATCCATCTGAAAGCATGGCTGACGGTCCGTTACGAATTGCCTACATGCCCCGCAAAAATAAAGCGCTGGTCAGTCAGATCAAGTCTATCTTTGAGGCCCGTAATCCGAATTGTGATATCCGCTGGGTCGAAATCGCTAACATGGATGCACAGGGCGTGGCTCAAGCTTTACGTGCCAGTCATATATTTCTGGTGACCGGATTTCCCGAAGGATGTCCGCTTCCGCCGCTTGAAGCTCTTGCGTCCGGCTGTATTCCCGTAGGCTTTTCCGGTTTCGGAGGGTGGGATTACATGCGTCAGCTTGAAGGAGCTGTTTTTAAACCGTGGTGGCCGCTGCGTGATGTTGAGTGGTCCGGCAATGGATTCTGGTCTGCTGATGCCGATGTGCTGGATGCGGCTTTGAATCTTGAAAAGGCGCTTAATCTATGGCGCGAAGGTGGCCCGGCTCTTGACAGCGCACTGGCGGCAGGGCAACAAACCGTTCGTTCCTATACGCTGGAGATTCAGGCTGAAACGGTTCGCGAAATATGGGATAATTTTCAAAGTTAA
- a CDS encoding TatD family hydrolase, translating to MSKKKNKVRPLPQTVGINVPGVETHAHLDMEDFKEDLPEVMARAKECGIAKIGNVFLGPQAYETNRSLFDAYPEVFFLLGVHPNDADQYTDADTQAMRNAFKSDSRLKALGEIGLDFYWDRVPADVQEKVFRTQLELADELDVPVVIHSRDAHEKTLEVLEDYGWSGKPLLWHCFGSDVATAKRILDNGWYLSIPGPVTYKKNEEAQEAVKFIPAERMVFETDCPFLTPEPWRGKRNEPAYVAFTAAKVAELKGMDVNELWAICAKNAYDFFGL from the coding sequence ATGTCTAAAAAAAAGAATAAAGTAAGACCCCTGCCGCAGACAGTCGGCATTAATGTTCCGGGCGTTGAAACTCATGCCCATCTTGATATGGAAGATTTTAAAGAAGATTTGCCCGAAGTAATGGCAAGGGCCAAAGAATGCGGAATTGCGAAGATAGGTAATGTCTTTTTGGGACCGCAGGCTTATGAGACGAATCGCAGTCTTTTTGATGCTTATCCCGAAGTCTTTTTCCTGCTGGGAGTTCATCCGAATGACGCCGATCAGTATACAGACGCTGATACTCAGGCCATGCGGAATGCTTTTAAGTCGGACAGCCGTTTAAAAGCATTGGGTGAGATTGGGCTGGATTTTTATTGGGACCGCGTTCCCGCTGATGTTCAGGAAAAAGTTTTTCGCACTCAGCTTGAGCTTGCGGATGAGCTTGATGTGCCCGTGGTCATTCATAGCCGAGATGCGCATGAAAAAACTCTTGAAGTTCTGGAAGATTACGGCTGGTCCGGCAAGCCTCTGCTCTGGCACTGCTTCGGTTCGGATGTGGCGACAGCTAAAAGAATTCTCGATAACGGCTGGTATCTCTCCATTCCCGGTCCGGTCACTTATAAGAAAAATGAAGAGGCACAGGAGGCCGTGAAGTTTATTCCGGCAGAAAGAATGGTATTCGAAACCGATTGCCCGTTCCTCACCCCTGAACCATGGCGCGGCAAACGCAATGAGCCTGCATATGTAGCCTTCACTGCGGCAAAAGTCGCGGAGTTGAAAGGCATGGACGTGAACGAGCTATGGGCAATTTGCGCTAAGAATGCTTATGACTTTTTTGGGTTGTAG